The Brevundimonas sp. SORGH_AS_0993 genome segment GGCGATCCTGTGATCGAGGAGCGCCGCACGGCCGAACACTGGACCTTCGAACGCGCCCTGGGCGCGGCGGACCCGAACTGGGTCCTGGCGCGCGTCGAACCGGCCAGCGCCTGATGGCGTCCTCGGCCGGAGGGCCGCCGGGGCTGGGACGGGCTTCGGTCCTGCCGGCCTTGACCCTGACAGCCTCGATTCTGGCAGCCTCGATTTTGGCGGCCTGTTCGACCGGGCCGATGACGCCGACGACCACGGCGGCAACCGGACAGATCGGTGGGCCGGTCCCTTATACGCCGCCACCGTCGCCCCTGCCGGAACCGGCGCCGGTCCGGCCGGGCGATGCGGTCAGCCCGGCGGTCCTGCCCGGCTGGAACGACGAGGATCATCTGGCGGCCTTCCGCGCCTATGTGGACGGCTGCGGCGCGGCGCGCGAGACGGTCGCCCGCGCCGTCTGCAGCCGGGCCAAGGCCCTGGCGACGACAACGACCGTCACTCCGTCCGACGCCCGCGCCTTCTTCGAAGCGGGTTTCAGCGCCCAGCCGGTAGCGACGGCCGATGGTCGACCGGGCATGCTGACCGCCTATTTCGCGCCGGAGTATCCGGCCCGACGCGCGCCCGACGCCGAATTCTCGGCTCCCGTCCTGCCCAAGCCTGCCGATCCGCGCGGTGCAGGCGACCGGGCGGCCATCGAGGCGCGCGCCCGGCCCGACCAGGCCCTGGCCTGGATGCGTCCGGAAGACCTGTTCTTCATGCAGATCCAGGGCTCCGGCTATCTGACGTTCGAGGACGGGACGCGCGGTCGCGCCGCCTACGCCGCTGACAACGGCAAGCCCTTCGTGGGCGTCGCCCGCCCCATGGCGCGCCAGGGCCTGTTGCCGGAGAACGGCACATCGGGCGACGCGATCCGGGGTTGGCTGGCCTCGCATCGGGGGCCGGAGGCCCAGGCGGTGATGGCGTTGAACCCCCGCTACATCTTTTTCCGGCTTGACCCGGACGACAGCGGCCATCCGCCCGGCGCGGCGGGCCTGCCGCTGACCGAGCGGCGCGCCGTGGCGGTCGATCCGTCCCGCTGGCGCTATGGCGACCTGGTCTGGCTGGAGGCGGATGGGGGCGATCTGCGCGGGGCGACCGCCAGCTATCGCGGCCTGGCCATGGCTTTGGACACCGGCTCGGCCATTCGCGGCCCGGTGCGGGCCGATCTCTATATGGGGCGCGGAGACCGGGCCGGCGCCGAGGCGGGCACGGTTCGCCATCCGCTGCGGATGTGGCGCCTGGTCCCGAAGGGTTGAGGCCCAAATCGGTCTCTAGGCCAGGTCCTCGATCTCCTCCTCGGTCAGTTCGCCCGGCACGATCGTGACCGGCAGCTTGCGTCCGCCGATCTGGGCGCCCTGTTTGAGGATGGCCGAAACCAGGGGGCCGGGCCCGCGCGAGCCGGAGCCGGCGGCCAGAACCAGGATCTTGATGTCCGGGTCGGCCGAGACGACCTTCCTGATCGTGTCCTGGGGCTCGCCCTGCTCGATCAGGAAGACGGGGGCGGCGCCGGCGCGCTCCAGCACCTCCTCCCCCAGGCGGTTCAGCAGGGCCTCCGCCTCCTCGCGCTGCTGACGCTCGATCTCCTCGCGCGCGCCAGACCAGTGGGCGTCGCTGTTGGAGGGCAGGACGCGCAGCAGGACGACATGGCCGCCGGTCGAGCGGGCGCGCCGGCAGGCGAAGCGCAGCGCCGCCTCGAACTCGGGGCTGTCGTCGACGACGATCAGGAATTTTCTCGGCATGACGACCTCCCCTGCCCGCCTATGGGACGACGAAGAGGCCGTGCGGCGCGGACTTCGTCAAGCGGTCCCGTCGCCCGGCCCGACGGCATGGCCCGAGCGTCTGGCCGGACAGGACGACGGGCAGGCCGGTCAGAGCGCCGCCGTCGCCAGGTCGCGGATGGTGGCGTTGGCGATGGTCAGCTTGGCGAAGGTCCAGCCCGAGCCGGACTGTTCGATCTCGTCCACCGAGGCGCGGACGCCCTCCACCACCGCCTGTTTGGAGCCGATCCAGGCGTCGACGGCGGCCTCGGCCGCATCTTCGCTGACGCCGACGGACGGGTCCGACGCCTTGGCCACCGCCCGCGTCAGGGTCGCCTGCTCGTTCATCAGGTCCTCGATCAGACGACGCACCGCCAGACGGTCGAAATGGTCCGCCGAGGGGATGGAGCCGGCGGCGGCGCGCAGGCGGTCGAAATCGAAGGCGGCTCCGACCTGGTGATACAGGCGCGCCATGGCCGCGACTGGCCAGCCGGCCTCCTGGGCCAGGTCGCCGATGTCCGCGACGGCGACCAGCGGCCGCATGATCGAGATGGAGCGGGCCAGGTCCTCGGGCGCGCCCATGTCGGCGAAACGACGCACGCGGTCCTCCAGACGACCCTGTTCGAAGCGCGACAGCACGTCCTGGCCTTCGGTCTGAAGCGCGTCGGCGGCAGGGCGATACTGGTCGATCAGGGCCTGGACCGTCATGCCCTTCTTGGCGCGGCGGGCCAGCCAGAAGGTCTGGCGACG includes the following:
- a CDS encoding MltA domain-containing protein; this translates as MASSAGGPPGLGRASVLPALTLTASILAASILAACSTGPMTPTTTAATGQIGGPVPYTPPPSPLPEPAPVRPGDAVSPAVLPGWNDEDHLAAFRAYVDGCGAARETVARAVCSRAKALATTTTVTPSDARAFFEAGFSAQPVATADGRPGMLTAYFAPEYPARRAPDAEFSAPVLPKPADPRGAGDRAAIEARARPDQALAWMRPEDLFFMQIQGSGYLTFEDGTRGRAAYAADNGKPFVGVARPMARQGLLPENGTSGDAIRGWLASHRGPEAQAVMALNPRYIFFRLDPDDSGHPPGAAGLPLTERRAVAVDPSRWRYGDLVWLEADGGDLRGATASYRGLAMALDTGSAIRGPVRADLYMGRGDRAGAEAGTVRHPLRMWRLVPKG
- a CDS encoding universal stress protein, which produces MPRKFLIVVDDSPEFEAALRFACRRARSTGGHVVLLRVLPSNSDAHWSGAREEIERQQREEAEALLNRLGEEVLERAGAAPVFLIEQGEPQDTIRKVVSADPDIKILVLAAGSGSRGPGPLVSAILKQGAQIGGRKLPVTIVPGELTEEEIEDLA